A region of Arabidopsis thaliana chromosome 5, partial sequence DNA encodes the following proteins:
- the PYL1 gene encoding PYR1-like 1 (PYR1-like 1 (PYL1); CONTAINS InterPro DOMAIN/s: Polyketide cyclase/dehydrase (InterPro:IPR019587); BEST Arabidopsis thaliana protein match is: Polyketide cyclase/dehydrase and lipid transport superfamily protein (TAIR:AT4G17870.1); Has 30201 Blast hits to 17322 proteins in 780 species: Archae - 12; Bacteria - 1396; Metazoa - 17338; Fungi - 3422; Plants - 5037; Viruses - 0; Other Eukaryotes - 2996 (source: NCBI BLink).), with product MANSESSSSPVNEEENSQRISTLHHQTMPSDLTQDEFTQLSQSIAEFHTYQLGNGRCSSLLAQRIHAPPETVWSVVRRFDRPQIYKHFIKSCNVSEDFEMRVGCTRDVNVISGLPANTSRERLDLLDDDRRVTGFSITGGEHRLRNYKSVTTVHRFEKEEEEERIWTVVLESYVVDVPEGNSEEDTRLFADTVIRLNLQKLASITEAMNRNNNNNNSSQVR from the coding sequence ATGGCGAATTCAGAGTCCTCCTCCTCACCAgtaaacgaagaagagaacagCCAGAGAATCTCAACACTCCATCACCAAACCATGCCTTCCGATTTAACTCAAGACGAATTCACCCAACTCTCCCAATCAATCGCCGAGTTCCACACGTACCAACTCGGTAACGGCCGTTGCTCATCTCTCCTAGCTCAGCGAATCCACGCGCCGCCGGAAACAGTATGGTCCGTGGTGAGACGTTTCGATAGGCCACAGATTTACAAACACTTCATCAAAAGCTGTAACGTGAGTGAAGATTTCGAGATGCGAGTGGGATGCACGCGCGACGTGAACGTGATAAGTGGATTACCGGCGAATACGTCTCGAGAGAGATTAGATCTGTTGGACGATGATCGGAGAGTGACTGGGTTTAGTATAACCGGTGGTGAACATAGGCTGAGGAATTATAAATCGGTTACGACGGTTCATagatttgagaaagaagaagaagaagaaaggatcTGGACCGTTGTTTTGGAATCTTATGTTGTTGATGTACCGGAAGGTAATTCGGAGGAAGATACGAGATTGTTTGCTGATACGGTTATTAGATTGAATCTTCAGAAACTTGCTTCGATCACTGAAGCTATGAACcggaacaacaacaacaacaactcttcTCAGGTTAGGTAA
- a CDS encoding VQ motif-containing protein (VQ motif-containing protein; CONTAINS InterPro DOMAIN/s: VQ (InterPro:IPR008889); BEST Arabidopsis thaliana protein match is: VQ motif-containing protein (TAIR:AT2G35230.1); Has 4455 Blast hits to 3562 proteins in 419 species: Archae - 0; Bacteria - 294; Metazoa - 1785; Fungi - 574; Plants - 1062; Viruses - 216; Other Eukaryotes - 524 (source: NCBI BLink).), with amino-acid sequence MDDQSNRGNDNHNNDHHHHHLGVNKMGKNIRKDPPNQQNQQQNPQALVYNINKTDFRSIVQQLTGLGSTSSVNPPQTNHPKPPNSRLVKVRPAPLTQLNHPPPPPPPPPPVQSVPIASEPVQPVNQFSSNPAESPISAYMRYLIESSPVGNRVQPQNQNPVQPSTGLFQSHQTGPNPMSFQSPASQFALSPQPRSPFPLFSPNFAFSPRFLGGSNESLPPPSPGFFFPLLSPLWKNQ; translated from the coding sequence ATGGATGATCAGAGTAATCGTGGTAATGATAATCATAAtaatgatcatcatcatcatcatcttggTGTGAATAAGATGGGAAAAAACATTCGTAAAGATCCaccaaaccaacaaaatcaacaacaaaaccctCAAGCTTTGGTTtacaacatcaacaaaaccGATTTCAGATCCATTGTTCAGCAGCTAACCGGACTCGGTTCAACTTCTTCCGTCAATCCTCCGCAAACAAACCATCCAAAACCTCCAAATTCACGGTTGGTTAAAGTTAGACCGGCTCCTTTGACCCAACTCAACCatcctccacctccacctccacctccaccgccGGTTCAATCAGTTCCAATTGCATCTGAACCGGTTCAGCCTGTTAACCAATTTTCGAGTAACCCGGCTGAATCTCCCATCTCGGCCTATATGCGTTACCTAATCGAATCAAGCCCTGTCGGAAACCGAGTGCAgccacaaaaccaaaacccgGTTCAACCATCAACCGGTTTATTTCAGTCACATCAAACCGGTCCTAATCCAATGTCGTTCCAGTCTCCAGCTTCACAGTTTGCTTTGTCACCGCAGCCAAGATCACCATTTCCTTTGTTCTCACCCAATTTTGCATTTTCACCTCGGTTTTTAGGCGGTAGTAACGAATCGCTACCACCGCCATCACCgggttttttctttccattgcTTAGTCCATTATGGAAAAATCAATAG
- a CDS encoding uncharacterized protein (unknown protein; Has 30201 Blast hits to 17322 proteins in 780 species: Archae - 12; Bacteria - 1396; Metazoa - 17338; Fungi - 3422; Plants - 5037; Viruses - 0; Other Eukaryotes - 2996 (source: NCBI BLink).), with protein sequence MSLNCLSCQALPRTDSNKDVDLSGPGPPRVEINNVLGKTCCVNPIGGRNWSGNLSPRIYEKIGRPGSSLAHKMKKVKKIHHVRLSGPVGSSPSNVPTRPEQPKLVRSTGVRRNWSFENLRDQGLIEEKRKINI encoded by the coding sequence ATGAGCCTAAATTGTCTATCATGTCAAGCCCTTCCACGAACAGATTCCAACAAAGATGTTGATCTCTCCGGTCCTGGACCACCAAGGGTCGAGATTAACAATGTTCTAGGTAAAACATGTTGTGTAAATCCTATTGGTGGGAGAAATTGGTCAGGGAATTTGAGTCCTAGGATCTATGAGAAGATTGGACGGCCAGGATCGTCTTTAGCGCataagatgaagaaggtgaaaaAGATTCATCACGTTAGGCTAAGTGGTCCTGTTGGTTCTAGCCCTAGCAATGTACCAACCCGGCCGGAACAACCAAAGCTCGTAAGGAGCACTGGAGTCCGAAGGAATTGGagttttgagaatttgagaGATCAAGGattaatagaagaaaaaaggaagattaacatatga
- the MSP2 gene encoding microspore-specific promoter 2 (microspore-specific promoter 2 (MSP2); FUNCTIONS IN: molecular_function unknown; INVOLVED IN: pollen development; LOCATED IN: chloroplast; EXPRESSED IN: petal, leaf whorl, flower; EXPRESSED DURING: J bicellular pollen stage, 4 anthesis, F microspore release stage, petal differentiation and expansion stage; Has 30201 Blast hits to 17322 proteins in 780 species: Archae - 12; Bacteria - 1396; Metazoa - 17338; Fungi - 3422; Plants - 5037; Viruses - 0; Other Eukaryotes - 2996 (source: NCBI BLink).), producing the protein METIEQQKHSLSSLPMLSRLEHLDFVIKNLERQQNLPKWKDESAPTTRGLIDRGTAIREAYFKGSLLDRIAALETRLFQICLELESSSGSSTSTGGSGETSSQRIKRDLTKTLPIFSSNINPFHVPLQHPQDLREMEEKIEEEKEEEINVEKPLLEKKNKKTKKNDANETCKPKKKKTKSPKKWSRFSLLGC; encoded by the exons ATGGAGACGATTGAGCAACAAAAAcattcactctcttctttgcCTATGCTCTCTAGGCTTGAACACTTGGATTTCgtt aTAAAGAATCTAGAGAGACAACAAAACCTTCCGAAATGGAAAGACGAAAGCGCGCCTACCACGCGTGGGTTAATCGATAGAGGCACGGCGATTAGAGAAGCGTATTTCAAAGGATCGTTACTAGATCGAATCGCGGCTTTGGAGACCAGACTTTTTCAG ATATGTTTGGAGTTGGAATCGAGCAGTGGATCTTCTACTTCAACTGGAGGGTCTGGTGAAACATCAAGCCAAAGGATTAAGAGAGATTTGACAAAGACATTACCCATTTTCAGTAGCAACATTAATCCTTTTCATGTCCCCTTACAACATCCACAAGACCTTCGG GAGATGGAGGAGAAGattgaggaagagaaagaagaagagatcaatgTAGAGAAGCCATTactggagaagaaaaataagaagacTAAAAAGAATGATGCTAATGAAACTTgcaaaccaaagaagaagaagacaaaatctCCCAAGAAATGGTCTCGTTTTAGCTTATTGGGCTGCTAA
- a CDS encoding carboxyl-terminal proteinase-like protein, putative (DUF239) (Protein of Unknown Function (DUF239); CONTAINS InterPro DOMAIN/s: Protein of unknown function DUF239, plant (InterPro:IPR004314); BEST Arabidopsis thaliana protein match is: Protein of Unknown Function (DUF239) (TAIR:AT5G46810.1); Has 1807 Blast hits to 1807 proteins in 277 species: Archae - 0; Bacteria - 0; Metazoa - 736; Fungi - 347; Plants - 385; Viruses - 0; Other Eukaryotes - 339 (source: NCBI BLink).): protein MPTARYPMERPQEPEYECVDIYKQPSLQHPKLQNHQIQMRPSDEVLAMLSGDTSANDEMVAEFDIPEEGCPQGQVPIHKPRNLNHTEKPLSLLMDMELLAAVMKKIDATPWRGASAWFSIYQPKLTNKDQFSMSFMWLNTEYNGERTNAQFGWAVIPALYGDDRTRLTAYWSPDKIENGCYNIQCKGFVQTDHRVALGTGFSNTSVVGGNQYKAFFAISQDPKTKNLWLTVQKINIGYWPEELLPFFNDGAESVIYGGFTNAPSDNIQLFEIVSPPMGNGNKPLDEEVDLKHTCYMHSLKYVTPDYKSVDVDSNKVAEVADAGICYDAIYFDKLGRYGQTFTFGGPGGYCDV, encoded by the exons ATGCCAACCGCCAGATATCCAATGGAAAGG CCTCAAGAACCTGAGTACGAATGCGTTGATATCTACAAACAACCTTCGCTACAACACCCTAAACTCCAAAATCACCAAATCCAa ATGAGACCGAGCGACGAAGTTCTAGCCATGCTATCAGGAGATACATCAGCAAACGATGAAATGGTTGCTGAGTTTGATATACCAGAAGAAGGATGTCCTCAAGGACAAGTACCAATCCATAAACCAAGAAATCTCAACCACACCGAGAAACCTTTAAGCCTATTAATGGATATGGAACTGTTG gcTGCAGTAATGAAGAAAATCGATGCCACCCCATGGCGTGGAGCATCTGCATGGTTTAGTATTTACCAACCTAAATTGACAAATAAAGACCAATTTAGCATGAGTTTTATGTGGCTCAATACTGAGTATAATGGCGAACGCACCAATGCCCAGTTTGGTTGGGCT GTGATTCCTGCATTATATGGCGATGACCGTACAAGACTTACGGCATACTGGAGT CCGGATAAAATCGAAAACGGATGTTACAATATACAATGTAAAGGCTTCGTTCAAACTGACCATAGAGTCGCTCTTGGTACCGGTTTTTCGAACACCTCTGTGGTGGGAGGCAACCAATATAAAGCTTTCTTTGCAATCAGTCAG gatccaaaaacaaagaatttgtGGCTGACAGTCCAGAAGATTAACATAGGGTATTGGCCAGAGGAACTTCTACCTTTTTTCAATGATGGAGCGGAGTCAGTTATATATGGTGGATTCACGAATGCTCCATCTGATAACATTCAACTCTTTGAAATAGTTAGCCCACCTATGGGTAACGGGAACAAACCGCTGGATGAGGAAGTGGATCTAAAACATACTTGTTATATGCACTCTCTTAAGTATGTGACACCAGATTACAAGAGTGTCGATGTTGATTCCAACAAGGTCGCCGAAGTTGCGGACGCAGGTATATGTTACGACGcgatttattttgataaactTGGGCGGTATGGACAAACGTTTACCTTCGGTGGACCAGGTGGTTATTGTGATGTTTGA
- the BOU gene encoding Mitochondrial substrate carrier family protein: protein MADAWKDLASGTVGGAAQLVVGHPFDTIKVKLQSQPTPAPGQLPRYTGAIDAVKQTVASEGTKGLYKGMGAPLATVAAFNAVLFTVRGQMEGLLRSEAGVPLTISQQFVAGAGAGFAVSFLACPTELIKCRLQAQGALAGASTTSSVVAAVKYGGPMDVARHVLRSEGGARGLFKGLFPTFAREVPGNATMFAAYEAFKRFLAGGSDTSSLGQGSLIMAGGVAGASFWGIVYPTDVVKSVLQVDDYKNPRYTGSMDAFRKILKSEGVKGLYKGFGPAMARSVPANAACFLAYEMTRSSLG from the exons ATGGCGGATGCGTGGAAGGATTTAGCTTCAGGGACTGTTGGAGGAGCTGCTCAACTAGTTGTTGGTCATCCATTTGACACTATCAAGGTCAAACTTCAGAGCCAACCGACTCCAGCACCAGGCCAACTTCCAAGGTACACCGGTGCAATCGATGCGGTTAAACAGACCGTTGCTTCTGAAGGAACCAAAGGTTTGTATAAAGGTATGGGAGCTCCACTTGCAACCGTTGCTGCCTTCAATGCGGTTTTGTTCACTGTGAGAGGTCAAATGGAAGGGCTGCTTAGGTCTGAAGCTGGAGTTCCTTTGACCATTAGTCAACAGTTTGTGGCCGGTGCAGGCGCTGGTTTCGCTGTTTCGTTCCTTGCTTGTCCTACCGAGTTGATCAAGTGCAG GTTGCAAGCACAAGGTGCATTAGCTGGTGCCTCTACTACAAGCTCAGTGGTTGCAGCCGTGAAATACGGTGGACCAATGGATGTAGCCCGTCATGTCCTACGATCAGAAGGAGGAGCACGAGGTCTATTCAAAGGTTTATTCCCTACATTCGCCCGTGAAGTCCCGGGAAATGCAACAATGTTTGCAGCCTACGAAGCTTTCAAGCGGTTTTTAGCCGGTGGTTCAGACACTTCAAGCTTAGGACAAGGGTCATTGATCATGGCGGGTGGAGTCGCTGGTGCTTCTTTTTGGGGAATAGTATATCCGACAGATGTTGTGAAGAGTGTTCTTCAAGTCGACGATTACAAAAACCCGAGATACACGGGGTCGATGGATGCTTTTCGGAAGATTCTGAAATCTGAAGGAGTTAAAGGTTTGTATAAAGGATTTGGTCCAGCTATGGCTAGGAGTGTTCCTGCTAATGCTGCTTGCTTCTTGGCTTATGAGATGACAAGGTCAAGCTTGGGATAA
- the MYC3 gene encoding Basic helix-loop-helix (bHLH) DNA-binding family protein (Basic helix-loop-helix (bHLH) DNA-binding family protein; FUNCTIONS IN: protein binding, DNA binding, sequence-specific DNA binding transcription factor activity; INVOLVED IN: regulation of transcription; LOCATED IN: nucleus; EXPRESSED IN: 23 plant structures; EXPRESSED DURING: 13 growth stages; CONTAINS InterPro DOMAIN/s: Helix-loop-helix DNA-binding domain (InterPro:IPR001092), Helix-loop-helix DNA-binding (InterPro:IPR011598); BEST Arabidopsis thaliana protein match is: Basic helix-loop-helix (bHLH) DNA-binding family protein (TAIR:AT4G17880.1); Has 1807 Blast hits to 1807 proteins in 277 species: Archae - 0; Bacteria - 0; Metazoa - 736; Fungi - 347; Plants - 385; Viruses - 0; Other Eukaryotes - 339 (source: NCBI BLink).) encodes MNGTTSSINFLTSDDDASAAAMEAFIGTNHHSSLFPPPPQQPPQPQFNEDTLQQRLQALIESAGENWTYAIFWQISHDFDSSTGDNTVILGWGDGYYKGEEDKEKKKNNTNTAEQEHRKRVIRELNSLISGGIGVSDESNDEEVTDTEWFFLVSMTQSFVNGVGLPGESFLNSRVIWLSGSGALTGSGCERAGQGQIYGLKTMVCIATQNGVVELGSSEVISQSSDLMHKVNNLFNFNNGGGNNGVEASSWGFNLNPDQGENDPALWISEPTNTGIESPARVNNGNNSNSNSKSDSHQISKLEKNDISSVENQNRQSSCLVEKDLTFQGGLLKSNETLSFCGNESSKKRTSVSKGSNNDEGMLSFSTVVRSAANDSDHSDLEASVVKEAIVVEPPEKKPRKRGRKPANGREEPLNHVEAERQRREKLNQRFYSLRAVVPNVSKMDKASLLGDAISYINELKSKLQQAESDKEEIQKKLDGMSKEGNNGKGCGSRAKERKSSNQDSTASSIEMEIDVKIIGWDVMIRVQCGKKDHPGARFMEALKELDLEVNHASLSVVNDLMIQQATVKMGSQFFNHDQLKVALMTKVGENY; translated from the coding sequence ATGAACGGCACAACATCATCAATCAACTTCTTGACCTCCGACGATGACGCGTCGGCGGCGGCTATGGAAGCTTTCATTGGAACAAACCACCActcatctctctttcctccaccaccacaacaACCACCTCAGCCTCAGTTCAACGAAGATACTCTTCAACAACGTCTCCAAGCTTTAATAGAATCCGCCGGAGAAAACTGGACTTACGCTATCTTCTGGCAGATCTCACACGACTTCGATTCATCCACCGGAGATAACACAGTGATCCTCGGCTGGGGAGATGGTTACTACAAAGGAGAggaagataaagagaagaagaagaacaacaccAACACGGCGGAGCAAGAGCATCGGAAAAGAGTAATACGTGAGCTTAACTCGTTAATCTCCGGCGGAATTGGGGTTTCCGATGAATCAAACGATGAAGAAGTAACAGATACTGAATGGTTCTTCTTAGTTTCGATGACTCAAAGCTTCGTTAACGGTGTTGGTCTCCCCGGAGAATCTTTCTTAAACTCTCGTGTGATTTGGTTATCCGGGTCTGGTGCTTTAACCGGGTCGGGTTGTGAAAGAGCGGGTCAAGGTCAGATTTACGGGTTAAAGACGATGGTGTGTATCGCGACTCAAAACGGCGTCGTTGAGCTTGGTTCGTCGGAGGTTATAAGTCAAAGCTCAGATCTGATGCATAAAGTTAACAACTTGTTTAATTTCAACAACGGTGGTGGAAACAATGGTGTTGAAGCTTCTTCGTGGGGTTTTAATCTGAATCCAGATCAAGGAGAGAATGATCCAGCTTTGTGGATTAGTGAACCGACGAACACCGGAATCGAATCTCCGGCGAGGGTTAATAATGGTAATAACTCGAATTCTAATTCTAAGTCTGATTCTCATCAAATTTCTAAGCTTGAGAAGAATGATATTAGCTCTGTAGAGAATCAGAATCGTCAAAGTTCGTGTCTTGTCGAGAAAGATTTGACCTTTCAAGGTGGGTTGTTGAAATCTAATGAGACTTTGAGTTTCTGTGGTAATGAGAGTAGTAAGAAGAGAACTTCGGTATCTAAAGGGAGTAATAATGATGAAGGGATGCTTTCGTTTAGTACTGTGGTTAGATCAGCTGCGAATGATTCGGATCATTCTGATCTTGAAGCATCTGTTGTTAAGGAAGCGATTGTTGTTGAGCCACCGGAGAAGAAGCCGAGGAAACGGGGGAGGAAACCGGCGAATGGGAGAGAAGAGCCGTTGAATCATGTTGAAGCAGAGaggcagagaagagagaagttaAACCAGAGATTCTACTCTTTGAGAGCTGTTGTTCCTAACGTTTCGAAGATGGATAAAGCTTCGCTTCTCGGAGACGCGATTTCGTATATCAATGAGCTTAAGTCGAAGCTGCAGCAAGCGGAGTCTGATAAAGAGGAGATTCAGAAGAAGCTAGATGGGATGAGTAAGGAAGGGAATAATGGGAAAGGTTGCGGGTCAAGGGCAAAAGAACGGAAAAGTTCGAATCAAGATTCTACGGCGAGTTCTATAGAAATGGAGATTGATGTTAAGATCATAGGTTGGGATGTGATGATACGTGTACAATGCGGCAAGAAAGATCATCCCGGTGCTAGGTTCATGGAAGCACTTAAGGAATTGGATTTGGAAGTGAATCATGCGAGTTTATCCGTTGtgaatgatttgatgattcaaCAAGCTACGGTGAAGATGGGGAGCCAATTTTTCAATCATGACCAGCTCAAAGTTGCTTTGATGACGAAAGTCGGAGAAAACTATTGA
- a CDS encoding carboxyl-terminal proteinase-like protein, putative (DUF239) (Protein of Unknown Function (DUF239); CONTAINS InterPro DOMAIN/s: Protein of unknown function DUF239, plant (InterPro:IPR004314); BEST Arabidopsis thaliana protein match is: Protein of Unknown Function (DUF239) (TAIR:AT5G46820.1); Has 1807 Blast hits to 1807 proteins in 277 species: Archae - 0; Bacteria - 0; Metazoa - 736; Fungi - 347; Plants - 385; Viruses - 0; Other Eukaryotes - 339 (source: NCBI BLink).) codes for MGSKPQEPEYECVDIYKQPSLQHPKLQNHRIQMRPSDEALAMLSGDTSSENLSNDEMVAEFDIPEEGCPQGQVPIHKPRNNFNHTEKHFQPINGFGTVGQHAAVMKKIDATPWRGASAWISIYQPKLTNKEQFSMAFIWLNTEYEGERTSAHFGWAVIPALYGDSRTRLTAYWSQDTFESGCYNIKCKGFVQIDRRLFLGAGFANTSVVGGQNFKAFFAINQDPKTNNLLLTVGKIYLGYWPEELLPFFTEGAESVIYGGLTNAPSDGIQPFNIVSPPMGNGNKPLDEEVDLKHTCYMHSLKYVTQDYKSVDVDTNKVAEVADAGICYDAIYFDKLGGYGQTFTFGGPGGHCDV; via the exons ATGGGGTCAAAG CCTCAAGAACCTGAATACGAATGCGTTGATATCTACAAACAACCTTCGCTACAACACCCTAAACTCCAAAATCACCGAATCCAa ATGAGACCGAGCGATGAAGCCTTAGCCATGCTCTCAGGAGATACATCATCAGAAAACTTATCAAACGATGAAATGGTTGCTGAGTTTGATATACCAGAAGAAGGATGTCCTCAAGGACAAGTACCAATCCATAAACCAAGAAATAATTTCAACCACACCGAGAAACATTTTCAGCCTATTAATGGATTTGGAACTGTTGGTCAACAT gcTGCGGTAATGAAGAAAATCGATGCCACCCCGTGGCGTGGAGCATCAGCATGGATAAGTATTTACCAACCTAAATTGACAAATAAAGAGCAATTCAGCATGGCTTTCATTTGGCTCAATACTGAGTATGAAGGCGAACGCACCAGTGCCCACTTTGGTTGGGCT GTGATTCCTGCACTATATGGCGATAGCCGTACACGACTTACTGCATACTGGAGT CAAGATACATTCGAAAGCGGATGTTACAATATAAAATGTAAGGGTTTCGTTCAAATTGATAGGAGACTCTTTCTTGGAGCCGGTTTTGCGAACACCTCTGTGGTGGGAGgccaaaattttaaagctttttttgcAATCAATCAg gatccaaaaacaaacaatttgcTGCTGACAGTGGGGAAGATTTACTTAGGGTATTGGCCAGAGGAACTTCTACCTTTTTTCACTGAAGGAGCGGAGTCAGTTATATATGGTGGATTGACGAATGCTCCATCTGATGGCATTCAACCCTTTAATATAGTTAGCCCACCGATGGGTAACGGGAACAAACCGCTGGATGAGGAAGTTGATCTAAAGCATACTTGTTATATGCACTCTCTTAAATATGTGACACAAGATTACAAGAGTGTCGATGTTGATACCAACAAGGTCGCCGAAGTTGCGGACGCAGGTATATGTTACGACGcgatttattttgataaactTGGGGGGTATGGACAAACGTTTACCTTCGGTGGACCAGGTGGTCATTGTGATGTGTGA